One Setaria italica strain Yugu1 chromosome I, Setaria_italica_v2.0, whole genome shotgun sequence DNA window includes the following coding sequences:
- the LOC101766260 gene encoding uncharacterized protein LOC101766260 isoform X1, translated as MLLNCGSLSSWVRRFVACVGGCFGCAQPTPIIAVDEPSKGLRIQGRSVKRRHLSDDFWSSSPHEMENSALQSRHSMSSISTAAQPNDQHAAGSSSNPNEFVNQGLLQWHQTRQQWIGKRKRNSQGQQSREPKISHYATYESLLGSTKPFAQSIPLSEMVDFLVVSWEQEGLYD; from the exons ATGCTGCTGAACTGCGGGTCGCTCTCCTCCTGGGTGCGCCGCTTCGTCGCCTGCGTCGG AGGTTGTTTTGGTTGTGCCCAGCCTACTCCCATAATAGCTGTTGATGAGCCTTCAAAAGGTTTAAGAATTCAAGGGCGCTCAGTAAAAAGGCGCCATTTGTCCGACGACTTTTGGAGTTCAAGTCCGCACGAAATGGAGAACAGTGCCCTGCAATCCCGACATAGTATGTCTTCAATCAGTACAGCAGCACAACCTAATGACCAGCATGCTGCTGGAAGTAGCAGCAATCCAAATGAATTTGTAAATCAAG GTCTTCTACAATGGCACCAGACTAGACAACAGTGGATTGGAAAACGAAAGCGTAATTCTCAGGGCCAACAAAGTCGAGAACCAAAAATAAG TCATTATGCCACATATGAGAGCCTGCTTGGTAGCACAAAACCATTTGCACAATCGATCCCTCTCAGT GAAATGGTGGATTTCCTCGTGGTCAGCTGGGAGCAGGAAGGCCTATACGATTAG
- the LOC101766260 gene encoding uncharacterized protein LOC101766260 isoform X2: MENSALQSRHSMSSISTAAQPNDQHAAGSSSNPNEFVNQGLLQWHQTRQQWIGKRKRNSQGQQSREPKISHYATYESLLGSTKPFAQSIPLSEMVDFLVVSWEQEGLYD; encoded by the exons ATGGAGAACAGTGCCCTGCAATCCCGACATAGTATGTCTTCAATCAGTACAGCAGCACAACCTAATGACCAGCATGCTGCTGGAAGTAGCAGCAATCCAAATGAATTTGTAAATCAAG GTCTTCTACAATGGCACCAGACTAGACAACAGTGGATTGGAAAACGAAAGCGTAATTCTCAGGGCCAACAAAGTCGAGAACCAAAAATAAG TCATTATGCCACATATGAGAGCCTGCTTGGTAGCACAAAACCATTTGCACAATCGATCCCTCTCAGT GAAATGGTGGATTTCCTCGTGGTCAGCTGGGAGCAGGAAGGCCTATACGATTAG
- the LOC101766952 gene encoding 23.6 kDa heat shock protein, mitochondrial, with protein MALARLCLNRALAGRAPALARPAYAASPAADVSLHLHSPFSTSSSAADSATGGEASRREVAVSGQSAAPARRGGRWAWRDLRDFTPFRLVDGLGSALSQVAGALGRPLERLAPSRLLSGKVREDEARYRLRFEVPGLGKEDVRVAVEDGVLVIEGEKREHGGEEGDGDGEWWAASGYHASLVLPDDARAEGITAEVKDGVLYVNVPRTGQRSRNVTEVKVQ; from the exons ATGGCTCTAGCTCGCCTGTGCCTCAACAgggccctcgccggccgcgcgccggcgctggcgaggCCGGCCTACGCCGCATCCCCGGCGGCGGACGTGAGCCTTCACCTTCACTCCCCCTTCTCAACATCGTCGTCTGCGGCCGACTCTGCCACCGGAGGCGAGGCGAGCCGCCGGGAGGTCGCCGTGTCGGGCCAgtccgccgcccccgcgcgccgcggcggccgctgggCGTGGCGAGACCTCCGCGACTTCACCCCGTTCCGCCTCGTCGACG GGCTCGGGAGCGCGCTGTCGCAGGTGGCGGGGGCGCTGGGCCGGCCGCTGGAGCGGCTGGCGCCGTCGCGGCTGTTGTCGGGGAAGGTGCGGGAGGACGAGGCGCGGTACCGGCTGCGGTTCGAGGTGCCGGGGCTCGGGAAGGAGGACGTGCGCGTGGCGGTGGAGGACGGCGTGCTGGTCATCGAGGGCGAGAAGCGGGAgcacggcggggaggagggagacggcgacggcgagtggTGGGCGGCCAGCGGGTACCACGCCAGCCTGGTGCTCCCGGACGACGCGCGCGCCGAGGGGATCACCGCGGAGGTGAAGGACGGCGTGCTCTACGTCAACGTGCCGCGCACCGGGCAGCGCAGCCGGAACGTCACCGAGGTTAAGGTCCAGTAG